CATCTCTGGTGATTGACTTAACTATAAAAAAGCTTACTCTTTTATTGTTAAATGTTCCTAATTAACTAAAGCACTCCTTCCTTTTTACTTCCTGAGAATGTTACAGCCAGAAATATATAATTTCCTGTCCTGCCTGTAAACAAATTTCCATTAAAGATATAACTGAGAGATCATTCTAATTAGCACATCTAACTTTGTGTCTTTATTTCTAATGATTTGTGATTAGATTCCTTTCTAACTGTTTACTCCTAAATCCTTTCCTTCAGCTGCATCACTGGAGTCCAAAGAAGGCATGTGATTATATTGCATCAATCAGACCTCACATTCTTATTCGCAGCGGCCAGTTTAAAATTCTGAAGCGCTATTATAGTGAACTGTTCTCAGAGGAACCAGACACCCTGTATGAAGCAAAAGGCACTGCAGCTTTCAAGTAGTAAAGCATGACATTTGTGGACATATAAATGCTTAAACCTTTTAAGTGATTCAAATGGTTTAGATTTGAGAGCGGTAACTGGATAGAATATGATTGCAGTAAAGTATCAACTTTCTGTAATAGCTTTCAGAGTCACCAGTTGatatgtttgtttctgtttgttgCACTGTAACTATCAGTTCATTTTGAACTTTTGTTGTGATGTTTGCTAATTATAGACAATGTAAAAGCAACTTACAGTCCAGAGAGCATAGTTCTTATTTTTGAAAAATTTTCAGGGATATTAGGAAATTGATAATGCCCTTTAATAATTTCAGTGAAATTTAATGTAACGTCAGTTTTCTGAACTAGCCCTTACTTATACAGTAAATTCTGTATTGCAGTGTTTTCGAGGAGTTAACTTAGGCCAGTAAAAGGATATTTCACTTtttcagatcatttattaaacggAAATACTTTGACGTCTCCTGTCAGCTGAATAAAACAGTAAAAGAACAGTACTTTTGTTACTTTTCTGATTGTAAGCGTTGGCTGAATGGGGTTAATTCCATTATCCCATGTTCCCAGGAAGCAGCTTTTTTTTTCTTGCAGGGATCTTAGACTTGCtccttgctgaggctatgggatTGCAGGATCACTCCTAAAACACACCCATGATAAATTGGGTTATGATGTATAATGTATGAAATGTATTTCACTGCTGTATTGCAATTAAACAGTTTTACATGTGTAGATCATTTCATTGAATTTAGTAAAATTAATTATTTCCTCTTTGTAGATTTAGGCAACacttttgatttttttcttttggTAACTGGCACTGTACACTTCTATGTAGAAATTTGGGAGAGTGCTTTGCAATATTTAATAACTTATACCTGGTATAACTCAAAAGTGACTCAATTAATTAAAAGGCAATTTTACATCAAGGAGAAGGTAGTGAATGATCAGAGGGAATGAAACTTTAACTGACATTCTCAGTTAATAATCAGTTGGATAACTTCAGATACTTTAATCAATAGCCATTTAATGATAAGTTCAGATACTTTAATCAATAGCCATTTAATGATACTGCAATAGCCATTTAATGATACTGCAATGGCAAActaccactgacaaaaactgacACGAAAATAGTTTAGGGTGAAGCATCAACAGAAAATGAGCTAAGCACCTGCCTTTGGACTGGacagacatgaatgtaggagagAATGCTTTGCAGTAGAACTATCTCACAAATAGTGAACATGTTTCATTCAAATGAAATAGTAGAACCTTTAAAGTCTGCTACAATATAATTCTACGTAAATTACATATAGTTGTTTGGTGGTacggaacttgagtattactgaaagtttttttgtcaaagcttttcatgcaCTCGTcaagacaattcgcaagaatactaaatgtaaagggaacaaaattcatactgtatgagaagagattgctgattggttggcaaatggactgtggtagaggcattgccatggagaatgcaccagttgatggtgactgacagttaactgctgagcattgtttgaaatttaaacagtGGCAGCTACTATGCAGTTGCAACATAAGTGGTACTCGCCATTAatgatgctgccgtcaagccaaaaagatgttctttttatcacacaaatgagtaatctggcatgtgaatttcagtgccagtgcgatgCTAGGTGTGTAGACCGAAGATCCCAAAGACTAGGGGATCGTATTAAACAGCATATCCCTTCTGTTTGCAATGGGTAGGGTACAGATTGTACCCAATcaacccgtgcttgcaaaacttgaAACagcatccaacattagatgtgattggacatttgctaaataatcctgtgttaagaattatgctgacaaccaatttaagattgtcagttgagctctcaatgtgatgcatttgcatgtactggaagctacatatggcATATACACAGGACCATGACAGAGAAAATGTACACACGTTGCACCTGTTACAGCtaaaaaataagtgacagcctttcattggttcattcctcagggcaaagcCTTGAGCAATCAGActaaagctgcctggtttaaatttcaaacaatgcttggtgtTCACTGTCAGTCGCCATCAAGCAGTgtattctctatggcaatgcctctaccaatcaggatctgcttgccaaccaatcagcactctgttctcatacagtataaattgctgttcgcTTTACATTTGATGTTGGAGtgaattgttctgatgagtgaaagacgaaaaactttgacaaaaatgtatttttttcaacAACTTACATATGTTAAACTGAAGAGTCATAGTTCTAACATATGTAAGTTGTTGAAAAAAATACATTAATTGTTCCTCTGCCCAcagtgctgccagacttgctgagtatttccagcactttgtttttattttgctgtCTATACGCCCATTATGTAAGGGTAGCATAATATTCATGAAGTATTCGAACACCACCAAACACTGCTAATATGCtgttattttatttgttcataggatgtgggcattgctgtagcatttatcgcccattcttaattgcccttgagaaggtgatgtgagctgctgccttgaacatATGCAGTCCATGTATTTTTGGTGCTCCTGTTAGGTGGGGAGTTTCAAGAAAATTACCCAGCGACAATGGGCGAATGATGATGTCGTTCCCAGTTGGGAtggtgtgtaactgggagggaaacttgcaggtgatggtgttcccatgtgcctgcagcCCTTCTGCTTCTAGGcagtggaggtcacaggtttggaaggtgttgttgaagaagccttgctgagttgtttcagtagatggtagacactgcagCTATGGTGGTGGATTGGATGCTAGTCAACTGGGGGTGGTTTGTTGCATGTAGGTTTGAACTGTTTCATTGAACAGGATTTTTTTGGATGATGAGGTTTACCACCCCATCAAAAATGTTGGCATGGAACATATCCCTGCCCTACAGCCATTTAATGCTTCTTGGAGAGTTAATTGGTAGGAGGTGGGACTTTGGCCCCATCTGGGGAGGATATCCCACCTGAGAGAGCTGCAGCCCAGTCTGATTGGCCACCAGTCCCAGCAGTGAAGAAGAGCCAGAATCCGGACGGAAGGGGTTTTTTTGGTGGGGCTGGTGCAGAAGGTCCTAGGGGGGATATGGAGGAGAATGGGGGCTGAGTTCTGGTGGGGTTGCCTGTGAATGAGGTGCCCCAACCATCCATCTCCAGGCCTCAGCACACTCTTTAAAAAGCTACCCAGCTTCCAACCCCATCCCtgccggaccatgaggttacaggttgtggttgagtataattctgctgatgacccacagcgcttcatgttttgagttgctagatcagtttGAAACCTAACCcgtttagcatgatggtagtgtcacacaacaaaGTGTGAAGATGGAACATTGTATGTAAAAGCATTATGCACAGAATCACATATAATAAATTGACTGGACTTGAgggaaggatttaaaaaaaaacttgcatttatatcacaccttccacaacctcatgacatcccaaagcattttagagCCAGTGAAACACTTTTgcaatgtagtcactgttagtgtcggaaacacagcagacagtttgcacacagcaaggttacattaatagcaatgtgataatgaccaaataatgtgTTTTTCTGATGTCAGTTGAGGGAGAGATGTTGACCAGGACATAGGGAGAGCTCCCCTGTTTATCCAAACTGTGCCAAAATCTTCAGTTATGAGAACTTCCAACTCTTGTAACTTTAACAAAGTTGATAATtagcatctctctccttccacaaTTTCTTTAGTTACTTGCTGTCTTCTTTACCTTGTTCTGTGCTGCATGCACTCCTGTGGtcagacggggtgggggggggaagagtagGGACGTTACCCACTTTAAGGTCTGTTAATATAACTTGATGAAAAGTGATTGTCCTGAGATTTTCTCGAGGAGTGCCCAGTAAAAATTGGAAACTCGGGATTTGCATTTAATGCTGTCCCACTGACGGGTTTGAAGGTGGGGGCAGAGGCAGATTACATCCAATGGATGACCTGCCTGCCCATCCCTTGCCCCAACTGCAATTTATCAGTGGCGAGAGTGACTTTGAGCAGCCCACCTGCCttttggccaattgaggccctaaagtgagcaattaatgtccacttatgGGCCGCATCCCACCAGCACTGCCAGGGTTCAACTGGTGCCAGGAGAGGCCCAAGACGAGTGTGCAGCCTAACAAGTTTCCCTTGTTCTGGGCCCATCGGAACCCCCCCTCCCTGGATTTAATGGAAGCTGCAGTCCCCCCTCTCCAGCTTTTTAGTAGTGGGGGGGGGAACTGCAGTGTCAATTAAATCCAGCCCTTGGAGTGTGCTTCTTACAGATGCAAACCAGCTGTCAATGTCATAATGTACTGATGTACCATTTCAATGTTCCATAGGGCAACATACCTCAGTGAAATACTGTGGACTATTTCCTCTGTATACTATGTGTAATGAAACTGGAAGCCTATTTACTAAGAACGAGTTTATTATACATATGCAAGGGCACAAAGGAAACCTTCCCTGTTCACATTTAAAACAAGAAGAATACATTTGTTAAAGCATCTATTGCAGAAGTACATTATTTCTGTGTGGTTAATCTTTTTCAAAAGGAATCGATATCATAATTTTACAATAAATGTTGCCGCCTACTTCACTGAAAAGTTTTTTGGACATCACTCTCACCTTTATGTAGAATTATgtcatctctctctatccttctagTTCTGGCTCAATTTCAGATGGGCTGACATAGTTTGTGAGGCAGTATTTATTAAATTGTGTTTACATCAATTCCATATTAAATTAAGACAGAAgtacaggtacagtgtctcaaaaccaGCAACCTAGGGACCCAGGCTGTGCTGGATTTCAGATCTTGCCTGATTTTGGGCTGAGCTGTTCGAACCATGGGTGTCAAACTAGGTCAGGTGGGGTCAAGGGCTGCTTAGCGTGCGGAATAGCCCAGTGTGCAAGTGGCAAGGGGGTTGACTAGTGAGGTGCCACACTATACCAATGCAGAGCCTAGCCAAATGAGCTAGATAAGTTTCTTTTATTTTACTCAATTAAATTTGATGCATGGTACATTCTAAATGTGTCCGATTTTCAAACAACTCTGGTTTTTGAACAGCTGGATTTGAGACACTATTGTATTTAAGTTTTGTTCTGAAATGTAGtatctaaaaaaaaatctgccatgGCCAATGAACTAAATACCTAAAAACTGCCGTTAAACCTCATTCTTGTGTTATATGCAATAGACATTTGATCACTATTGGTTTTCAGAAAAATAGATGATACAATTAAGGATTGGCATTGAATTAAATTGTGacaatgaacctttataaaagtTCACAATGTAAAAGTGTCCTGCAAGTTTTAATTTCAGGAATGCTTTGAAATCATGCCAAAACAAATTGCCAATTTGTCAGTAGAATCTCAATTCCACTTATTACTGATACTACGGATGTGGCTGGGTTCAGTTTCAAGGTATTGGCATCACCCTTCTTACATTTATCTCTGAAAACATAGATACACCCATTGCAACTAGCAATCTTCCAGAGGGAAGGTACACGACTCCAAACCTCTGGGAAGCGCAGTCTGGTGAAGCTGTCAAGCAGTGGATTATAACAAACCAAAGAATCTCCCTCAGCTACAATAAAAATCAAATCCTTGTGAATGGCAGCGTGCATACGGCCTGCAAAGGGGAGGAGGTATGACTTTAAGTGGCATGTTCTGGAGTGTGTATCAAAACACTGGATCAGACGTGATGGTTTGGTAAAGAAATCCAGGTCATTCTCCTCCCCACCCAGAAGATAAATAGTCCCGTTCAAGTTAACACCAGCAGCACAAGATACTGCAGTGTCCAGCTGATTGGTTTCAACCCACACATTATCACAGACCACATAATAAATGACAGCGCTGGAAAGTGTATCCTGTAAGGTTTTCCCACCAAGTGAATAAATGGCATCCTCACTTGGCACCGATACCAGTGTGTGCTGAAGGCGATCTCTTGGCAATGATGCGCACTGTTCCCAGTCCATTGTCCCCATGTTACACTTCCACATCCGTCGTGGGATGGGACCACCCACAACATACAGGTCACTGCCATGTTTGCATGCCGCTGTGATTTGCTGACGCAATCTATTTTGCCCACTGACACTAATGGCATCATCATCACAATGCAAGGAAACTGCCAGGGAGTGGGTCCGTGTGTCTTCCTTTCCAATCAGATAAATATGAACAATCTCGCCAATTTCCTGTTTGAAACACAAAACAAATTATAAACCTGATAACCAACGATAACTGTTTCTTTAGATGATAATCCgaaaattaaaataataaattgCATAGTTGTGTCATTACTGAGCGGATTCCAATAGACTATCTTTAGACAGGATGACTTCAGCGCTCACCACCACTTGTTGAGTCATTTTCCTGTTTATTGCTGGAAGCTCTTTTTATTGTGAATTGAGTGTAAACCAAAAATGTCTCCTCGTTTTCTGTGCAAACCCCATAATGGATCTGTAACTGATGCAGCAAAATAACTGTACCATCCCCTCTGAACAATAATCGACTGAGGTGTCCTCCAAAAACCTGAGTGAATGACCTACAATTTCTCATAACAGCAGGTTTAGttagttaataaaatatatttcaaGTATTAAATTCCAGAAAGGATGAATAGTGGATAAATTTATTTGTCTTTTCAAACGTCGGAGGTTTATCTTTTTTGGTCCTGTTCAGGATTTTGATATGGTAAGCTCTGAACAATTGGACCAATGGTTATTCTGGTAATGCGATAAAACATTCCCTCATTAAATCATTGCTGACAATGTTCAAGTTACATTTGATCATGATTAAACCTTCTAGAGGAGCAGCATCTAAACACCGGAATTGGCAGCTATGCTGATATCATCACTTACCCAAACAATCCACCCCACTCAATGAAGCTCGATTGTGAGAGATGCTTTGGGACTCCTCCTGCCTAGAATTTACTGTAATTCAGGTATTTCATGCTTCAATGTTCTATGATTTACTCAGACCATGATCCTAATCATTGTTCAATAAATGAACTTGATAAAAAGAGGAGATACATGCAGTGTGGAAATAAACAAAGTTCAATGTTATTGCTGCAAATATtaaaactgattttaaaaataaattcttgAGATATGGGCAACATTGGCAAGGTTGAATTTCGTGCCCACCCCACTTTCCCTGACGTGGTGAGCCTAATGCTTGTGGTGAAGCTACTCCCAaaatggtgtgagagagagaatgctagGATGTCGACCCAGAAACAACAAAGGGTCAGCAAAATATGTCTAAGTCACATTGGTGTATGGAGGGAAATTTGGAGGTAAGCGTTCTTGTTCTCAATGGTAGAGGCGACCAGGAAGGAAGGTGTTGTAAAAGTCACCTTAgtgaattacattttaaaaaatttattctttcagggatgtgggcaccaggatttgttgcccatccctacctgcccttgaattgagaggcttgctaggccatttcagggggcagttaagagtcaaccacattgctgtgggtctggagtcacatgtaggccagactgggtaagggtggcaggttttcttccctaaaggacattagtgaaccacatggatttttacgacaatccatatctaaagagcaggagtaggccattcggcccttcgagcctgctccacccttcaatatgatcatggctgatcctctatctcaactctATACACCCGCTTTCTCtctataccccttgatgccccttatatccaaaaaattatcaattcctttcttgaatatataatcagtgacctggtctccacagcctctgtggtagagaattccacaggttgaccaccctctgagtgaagaaattttttctcatctgtcctaaatggcctgcccggtatcctgagattgtggcccctggttctagaccccccaagcaggagaaacatcctccctgcatccagtctgtctagctctgttagaattttataggtttcaatcagatcccctctcattcttctaaattctagtgaatacagacccagtcgaaccaatctctcctcatatgacagtcctgcctgatatcagcctagtgaacctttgctgcactccctctttggcaagaatatcctttcttaggtagggagaccaaaactgcacgtaatactccaggtgtggtctcaccaagcccctgtataactgcagtaagacatccctactcctgaactcaaatcctcttgcaatgaaggccaacataccatttgccttcctaattgtttgctgcaccggcctgtttactttcactgactggtgtacaaggacatccagatcccttcgtatatccacatttcccaatatatcactatttaaataatacgctgcctttctgtttttcacactgaagtgtataacttcacatttatccacgttatactgttATATGCcctgtgtttgcccacacacacaacttgtctcaATCACTccgaagcctccttgcatcctcctcacaaccccacccagttgtgtgtcatcagcaaacttggaaatgttgcatttggttccctcatccaagttatttatatatatcttgagtagctggggcccaagctaCACCACTAGTCAGCGCCTGCCACCCGGAaatagacccatttattcctactctctgttttcagcctgttaaccaattctcaatccatgccagtacattacccccaaacccatgtgctttaattttgcccactagcctcttaggtgggaccttatcaaaagccttcttgaaatccaaatacaccacatccactggttctcccttatctattctactagttacaaccccaaaaaactccagtagattagttaagcatggtttccctttcataaacccatgctgactttacctaatcccgttaatgctttccaaatgttctgttaccacgtcttttataatagactctagcattttccccactgttgatgttaggctaactggtctgtaattctctattTTTTCTCGCCCatcttttttaaacagtggggttacatttgccaccctccaatctgtaggaactgctccagagtctataggattttggaagatgaccactaatgcatccaacatttccagggccacttcctttagtactctggggtgtagattatcaggcctggagatttttcagcctttaaccccattaatttctctagtaccATTTTTTttcactaatactgattttcttcaattcctcccactcactagacccttggttccctaacacttctgggaaattatttgtgtcctcttttgtgaagacagaaccaaaatgtttcccagtttctgaCTGGATGAGGACagttttctcttcacatatttatagaagcttttgctgtcagtttttatgtttcttgcaagtttactctcatactgcattttccccttcttgatcaatctttttgtccacttttgctgaattctaaactgctcccaatcctcaggattgctgatgatagtttcatggtcaccattactgagactaactttcaattccagatattattaattaaattaaaattccaccagctgccatggtgggatttgaaccccctgtccccagagcatcagtctgggcttctggattactagtccagtgatgttacccCAAAGCCACTGTCTCCTCCATGTAAACAAACTGCAGCTACAATGTGCTGGTGATGAAGAGGCTGGAGTTCAGTTTCAGAGTCACTTCTCTATTCTGGATGATGTTCTGTGTTAAGTATTGTTTAGCTGTTCCTATCCAACCAAGTGGTCAGTACTCCATCATATTACAAACTCGAGCCTTCTAAAGGTTGAGGGAATTAGGAGGTAAGCCGCTCATCATGAAGTTGTCACCGTCGGCTGTCCCTTGATTCCAGGATGATGTTACTCAGGGTcgcgagtttctgccatgggtcttcacgTGGCTGAACAGGCCTGCAGATCTTTGGCACACGGGGGGCAGGTCATTCCACAAGTTGAGGGATCCGCAGCGCAGaactttcttccttttctttccttctctgcttcaTCGTTAAGATGCTGTgactcaaagcgtgatgcagcttgaAATACAAGTTATCACCATTCTGAACAATTGGCAGCAAGCTCcttccagtcattaatgtcaatgctgctgcgCTTTCAGCAgaacttcagagtgtctttgaagggTTTTCTTTTCCTTCCCTGGAACGTTGGCCATTTGAGGGCTGCCCATCAGTGTCAAATCCCTGACTTGCTGTTGCAGCCATTTTGTTGGCTTGGCTGGACCAGTTAGCTTTTGATCAGAGGCGATCCCCCTCATAAAATAGTGGAAAATTTGGCAATAGTTGTGATCTTGAAGGTTAAGGGTAAATGGTTGGGGGATTCTGTTGTTCAAGATAGTCATTACTTGTACTTATGTGGCATACACTTGGCTGCCCAAGCTTGGTATCATCCAGACCCTACTACAATCTGGCATAGGCAGTTCCATTATCAGAGGAGTTGCTAATAAAGCTGAACACTGTGGAATTTTTAGCAAACAGTCCCAATCCtaatgatggatggaaggatcgctgatgaagcagctggagatagcTGGGCTGAGGACGCTTTCCAGAGGAATTCCTGCCATCATGTTCTGAAGCTCAAAATGCGATTTATCCGTAAAGAATGTTGTATTATTCAGAACTCTGCAAATCTACTCACCCAACATTCATCACTATACTTAAGTCATCTGATCAATGCTTCTCATTGTTTGCAACAATTTGAAATAACGCATTTCTGTTAAGGGTAAAAGCTAAACTCCAAAATCTATAAATAGAAATTTTCTGCAGGActatttctttctctcacacataggGCACTTTAATTTCAGAGGATGTATTGGTGGAGCATTTACACTGGAAAATTTTGAGGTAACATACCTTTAAACTGGATGTCAGATTCTCAGAGTATCGTGCTCGCTCTTCCTTGTTATGATCTATCCAAGTCTCTATGGCTTTGGCAGGCTTCTGAGAGCTGGGAACACCATCTACAGTATCGTGAAAAGAAAAGGTTCTTTAGTTTCCTAGCATCATTTGCTGATTTTTGCCTTGCTTCGACCCCGTTTGACGGTGGTGTGCTCCAGTTTACTTGGAGCCCTGTACATATGCTTTTACAtgtatgttgtagtctggagccatggatagtgatggtagaggctctgaTTTCTtctcatcacatggctgaccaggaatctcttccgctcttactgcctgccaatGGCGTGTGGGGGAAGAATTTGCAGGTTGACATTCAATCTGCTTGGCCTCGTTATGAACACATCCTTCTTGGCCATCAAATTCTGAAATGGGACccgaacctggagcttctggctctgaGGCAGGGATGCCActacaccacaagacctccttacTACCCTGTTTATGCAGGTAAAAAGTCCCAACAACTTCCACAGTCTGTCCATTCCAATTTTTCTGTGGAATTTGATTTAGGCTTAAATCAAGTTAAGACCACAACATGATTTTCATGTCAATCAGGGTTTCACCATTACCTCCTCAATCCACCCACTTAATCATGGGCAGCACACAGGGAGCGACCATTTCCAGTACTATTTAAAGAGATCATTAGCTGCAGTAAGAGAAAGTTTGAAACAGGTCTGGTACTCAGTTTTCCTTGATCATTTTAAGAATTTTGAACATTAAGTGCATTAATCCCGTTAATCTTTCCAGCTCcctcctttaaggggctgccacAAGCCCATAatcactgtctgcctctctggaTTTCCTGCAGCTACCTAGGAGCAGTGTCATTCTCGTTGGCAGCTTGCCTATTCAATGCTAACTAGCCTGACTACGAAATTCAATTGGGTCTATTGTCAGTTTTCCTGCCCATCACTTGCCTGATTCTGATGGAGAAGTAAATCATTTTTGCTGTCTCACTTATACACCCCATTACTGATACAAGCCCATGGAAAAAAGTTATGAATTTTATCTTAATGTAAATGACTTGTGCTCCTTTAACCAACAGCTTGAACTGATGATTACTTTAATACATTAATGTTGATTTATCTCTTACCAAGTAAGTATATTTTCTTGATGAGAAATTAATCTAAGATAGTCACTAAAATAATTACCAGGTCAAAGTATCATTCATAGGAAGGattagtttaactttggtggtggggaaacttctagaaataatTTGGAACAAAAGTAATtggtcacatggacaaatgtggattaattaaagagagccagcatggatttctaaagagaaaatcatgtttgactaacttccTCGTGTTTTTTGAAgcggtaacagagaaggttgatgaggacaatgctgtcgatgtggtgtacatagacttccaaaaggcatttgatacagtgccacacagcagacttATCAGAAAAGCTGGAGCTCATGGAAtgaaaaggacagtagcaacaaaattagctgagtgacaggaaacatatTGGATGTTTTTTGTGCTGGAGTAGGTTTGTACTGGagatccacaggggtcagt
This sequence is a window from Carcharodon carcharias isolate sCarCar2 chromosome 10, sCarCar2.pri, whole genome shotgun sequence. Protein-coding genes within it:
- the kbtbd4 gene encoding kelch repeat and BTB domain-containing protein 4, translated to MEPSGDAGGATIAGTTDESYFMSYTFTDRFHSVRVAQSIMDLCLEDRLFADVTISVEGKEFQLHRLVLSAQSCFFRSMFTSNLKEAHNDVIELKDVNASVFQLLVDYIYRGTVKLRVEDLQETYEVADMYQLTSLFEECSRFLARTVDIRNCLQVMWLADQHSDQKLYTAAKQCAKTHLSQLHKTEDFVKLPVRLFTDIIKDGVPSSQKPAKAIETWIDHNKEERARYSENLTSSLKEIGEIVHIYLIGKEDTRTHSLAVSLHCDDDAISVSGQNRLRQQITAACKHGSDLYVVGGPIPRRMWKCNMGTMDWEQCASLPRDRLQHTLVSVPSEDAIYSLGGKTLQDTLSSAVIYYVVCDNVWVETNQLDTAVSCAAGVNLNGTIYLLGGEENDLDFFTKPSRLIQCFDTHSRTCHLKSYLLPFAGRMHAAIHKDLIFIVAEGDSLVCYNPLLDSFTRLRFPEVWSRVPSLWKIASCNGCIYVFRDKCKKGDANTLKLNPATSVVSVISGIEILLTNWQFVLA